The Ahaetulla prasina isolate Xishuangbanna chromosome 4, ASM2864084v1, whole genome shotgun sequence genome has a window encoding:
- the CCNB1IP1 gene encoding E3 ubiquitin-protein ligase CCNB1IP1, with amino-acid sequence MSVCEDMLLCNYRKCRVTLSGYAWVTACSHIFCDQHGSGEFSRSPAVCPACTSALSGKLDIVRTELSPSEEYKAMVLAGLRPEIILDISSRALAFWTYQVHQERLYQEYTYSKAEGHLKQMEKVYTQQLQSKDMELTSMKSEVSSLKKVLEEYKKKFTELSEKLMERNRQYQKLQGLYDSLRLRNIALANQEAGHEPPMMPQPAVFGFPLGNAAGLTRNTTPMQGRRGEGDFHFKPFFASPPPMGESANSFFSFTSPDNDLEHHTGGNRAYKIKRM; translated from the exons ATGTCTGTCTGCGAAGATATGCTTCTTTGCAATTATCGCAAATGTCGAGTCACGCTTTCAGGCTATGCATGGGTCACGGCCTGCTCACATATCTTCTGTGACCAACATGGCAGTGGAGAATTCAGTCGATCACCAGCAGTCTGTCCAGCTTGTACCAGTGCCCTGTCTGGCAAATTGGATATTGTTCGGACAGAGCTCAGTCCTTCAGAGGAATATAAAGCCATGGTATTAGCTGGGTTACGCCCAGAAATTATTCTGGATATCAGTTCCAGGGCTTTGGCTTTCTGGACATATCAG GTCCATCAAGAGCGTTTGTATCAAGAATATACCTACAGCAAAGCAGAGGGCCATCTGAAGCAGATGGAGAAAGTCTACACCCAGCAACTCCAGAGCAAAGATATGGAGCTGACATCTATGAAGAGTGAAGTCTCTTCCTTAAAGAAAGTATTGGAGGAATACAAAAAGAAATTCACCGAGCTATCAGAGAAACTCATGGAGCGTAATCGTCAGTATCAAAAACTGCAGGGCTTGTATGACAGCCTGAGATTACGTAATATTGCTCTGGCCAATCAGGAGGCAGGCCATGAGCCTCCTATGATGCCTCAGCCTGCTGTTTTTGGTTTCCCTCTGG GTAACGCTGCCGGGCTCACTAGGAACACTACACCTATGCAGGGCCGGCGTGGTGAAGGGGACTTCCATTTCAAACCGTTCTTTGCCTCCCCTCCACCCATGGGCGAGTCTGCCAACAGCTTCTTTTCCTTTACCTCTCCTGACAATGATTTGGAACACCACACAGGAGGCAACAGAGCTTATAAAATTAAGCGAATGTAA